From Macaca fascicularis isolate 582-1 chromosome 14, T2T-MFA8v1.1, a single genomic window includes:
- the OR52L1 gene encoding LOW QUALITY PROTEIN: olfactory receptor 52L1 (The sequence of the model RefSeq protein was modified relative to this genomic sequence to represent the inferred CDS: inserted 2 bases in 1 codon; substituted 1 base at 1 genomic stop codon), with translation MTLVSFFSFLSKPLKILLINSSWRLPQPSFFLVGIPGLEESQHWITLPLGIFYLLALVGNVTILFIILMDPSLQQPMYLFLSMLAAIDLVLASSTAPKALAVLLVHAHEIVYTVCLIQMFFIHAFSSMESGVLVAMALDHYVAICHPLHHSTILHPGVIGCIGMAVLVRGLLVLIPFPILLQKLIFCQTTVIGHAYCEHMAIVKLACSETTVNRAYGLTVALLVIGLDVLAIGVSYAHILQAVLKVPGSEARLKAFSTCGSHVCVILVFYVPGIFSFLTHHFGHHVPHHVHVLLATXLMPPALSPLVYGVKTQQIHQXVLRVFTQKD, from the exons AtgactttggtttcttttttctctttcctctccaaGCCGTTGAAAATACTCCTTATCAATTCAAGCTGGAGGCTACCCCAGCCTTCTTTTTTCCTGGTAGGGATTCCGGGTTTAGAGGAAAGCCAGCACTGGATCACACTGCCCCTGGGCATCTTTTACCTCCTTGCTCTAGTGGGCAATGTTACCATTCTCTTCATCATCTTGATGGACCCATCCTTACAGCAACCTATGTACCTCTTCCTGTCTATGCTAGCTGCCATTGACCTGGTTCTGGCCTCCTCCACTGCACCCAAAGCCCTTGCAGTGCTCCTAGTTCATGCCCATGAGATTGTGTACACTGTCTGCCTGATCCAGATGTTCTTCATCCATGCATTCTCCTCCATGGAGTCAGGGGTACTTGTGGCCATGGCTCTGGATCACTATGTAGCCATTTGTCACCCCTTGCACCATTCCACGATCCTGCATCCAGGAGTCATAGGGTGCATCGGAATGGCGGTGCTGGTGCGGGGATTACTAGTCCTCATCCCCTTCCCCATTCTGTTGCAAAAACTTATCTTCTGCCAAACCACCGTCATAGGCCATGCTTATTGTGAACATATGGCTATTGTAAAACTTGCCTGCTCAGAAACCACAGTCAACCGAGCTTATGGGCTGACTGTGGCCTTGCTTGTGATTGGGCTGGATGTCCTGGCCATTGGTGTTTCCTATGCCCACATCCTCCAGGCAGTGCTGAAGGTACCAGGGAGTGAGGCCCGCCTTAAGGCCTTTAGCACATGTGGATCTCATGTTTGTGTCATCCTGGTCTTCTATGTCCCTGGAATTTTCTCCTTCCTCACTCACCACTTTGGTCACCATGTACCCCATCATGTCCATGTTCTTCTGGCCAC CCTCATGCCACCTGCACTCAGTCCTCTTGTCTATGGGGTGAAGACTCAGCAGATCCACCAGTGAGTGCTCAGGGTGTTTACACAAAAGGATTGA